The window ACCCGAATCGAATGGGGCATATCCCCCTCTTGATAGGGTTCAATGGCTGGCAATTGATCAATCTCATCCAGCTCACCCCACAAAATGCGGACTGCCTTTTTGAAACTGGCAATATCGGTGGCATCCGCATCTTCACCATGTTCCTCCCCATCCAGTTCATAGGTGTGCCCTAGGGCTGTTTTGAGGTTGGTAACCGTGATTCGACTCAAGCTGATTTCATCCAGAAAATCGCCTAAATAAGCGTGTAATGCTTCGACGAAATCGCCGATAGAAAACTCTGGAAATAGCCTTGATGCCAGGGCAATCCTCAATGCCACTTCATTGGATATGGGTTGTTCAGCCATGACTTCTACCCTTTTATCTATCTTTGAGCACATCAATGCTCGACAATGCGAACATAAATGGCATTAATCATTGCTTCATCCAGCGCATGACGATCGCTGCCAAGTCGGACGATGAAACGTGGAAATCGCTGCTCTACGGTAATTGATCGCCCCAGCGTTAGCCCTAGTGCCTTAAGCTTTTGAGCGGTCGTTTCATGCAAGGGTTTCATGCGTGTGATCACACCACGCTCGTGCGATCGCAACAGTTTCAACGAAGCACCCTGCACCGTAAAGCCTGTTGTC of the Neosynechococcus sphagnicola sy1 genome contains:
- a CDS encoding ferrous iron transport protein A, whose product is MVTAELKTQGASSTRTTGFTVQGASLKLLRSHERGVITRMKPLHETTAQKLKALGLTLGRSITVEQRFPRFIVRLGSDRHALDEAMINAIYVRIVEH